The genome window GGGTACTtaccaccccccaacccatctcACGTCACACAAGATATCTGACACCGTCTCACAGAGGAAGAGCccctaccaccacccttcACAGCTTCGACAGCCTACCTGCTGTTGGCCCTCTACGCCCTCATCTACTTCATCCCCTTctacctctcccccaccacccggCCATCGCCCACCCTCTCCCGCGATGCCCCCTCGGTGATCCGAGCCCGGATCCGTTCCGTCTCCCTGTCCTGTGCCATCTGCAcactcaccacctccctaaTCCTCTCCCGCTATGCCTCCCTCTCACCATCAGCAATCTTCCATCTCCTAGGAGTCTACCCACTAGCCCTGATTCCAGCAGTCAAAATCCTCTTTTTGaccgccctcctcttcctgggCCCCTTGTACAGCTACTTCATAGTCGAAAAAGGCTACAAACAATggtccaccctcctcccactgcgAGAAACCCTAACAGAATGGACCGACTACCGTAATTACATCGCTGTACGTCTCCCCCCCATTCTCTCCCCCCTAAATATTAACAAAAGTTCCAGGGCCCAATAACAGAAGAAATCCTCttccgctcctcctccctccccctcctcctcctctcccaggCTCCCCTATCCagcaccctcttcctctcccccctcatctTCGGCCTctcccacatccaccacTTTTACGAATTCCgcctcacccaccccgccGTCCCCGTCTCTGCTTCCCTTTTGCGGTCCGTATTCCAATTAGGGtacaccaccctcttcggcTCCTACGCCAACTTCCTCTACCTCCGCAccggcagcctcctcggcatctgCGCCGTCCACGCTTTCTGCAACTGCATGGGCCTCCCCCAGGTCTGGGGACGGGTCACAGACGAGAACGGGGACAAGAAGATCAACCGGCTCTGGACGGTGGGGTACTATGTCTTGCTGGTGGCGGGGGCGTGGGTATGGTACAGGAATCTGTGGGGGTTGAGCGAGAGTGTTGAGacggggttggttggggttgatcaGTGGTGATATGTTTTAAAAAAGAGAACCAAAAAAGcatgttggggttgggtgggggttgggtggatgATGGCTGTTGGAAATCATGTTGTTGGTCAGGTGTTAAGTAGGTGGTGGAAGATTTATATCAATCTAATAGCATCAGATATGTAACCAAAATCACTGTTGAACACATTCAAGGACGTTTTACATGGTCAATATCGCATTACACCACTCCCCGTCGTCCCCACCCCGCCTATTCTTGACATACATTATATAACTCATACCCATTCCAAACCCGCCTCGCCCCTCACCATCCCTCACGCCCAACGAACACAAGAGCCCCAGCTCCCAAGTCAGCCACGGTCTCATCATGCATCTTTGTTTGCTTGCGTCTGCCTGTGTTAACTTTCACAGCCCGCCCTCCAAAATAATACGCCCAGTCATGCAACGCATACGCGCGTTCGTACTTGCAAgtgagaaagagagagagggagagagagagagagggagagagagaggagagagagaacatGATGTTATGCAGGTTGTACGCCGTTTacaaaaaccaaaaaccTTGTCCGTCCCCCCgccctgcctgcctgcctgtcCGCCCGCCTTGCCTTTGCCAAAACACACTTTCTATGCTTGTCTTTGaaatgaaaagaaaaatagaTCATCCACTAAAATGGCTAAAGGCTAAAAAAGGGGTCCCGAGAACGCGAAAACGTCATGTacaggaaagaaaagaaaaacaaaaagtcTCGATTCTTACGCCTTCCGCCGAGATCAGGACCAGGAGGGAGGTTCGGGTCGGATGGCGAAAGAATCATGCTTTGGAAGGGGGCGCCGCCAGAGGTGCGCTGTGAGTACTCGAGTTAGCCCTTTGTTGACTCATGAGTGCTCATGAGTTGGCAGCATCCCTGTTGCTCTTGGCGCTGGCGCTCATGTTGGTGGTAGGAAGGGACAGAGCCTCCTGAGCCTTTTGGCGAACCTTGGCCCAGGCAAAGACAAGACCACTGACGAAACCCAGGAAGATGGCAGTAACACTGCCGAAGGTGACGGGAGCATCGAAGAAAATGAGACCGCTAACGGCGATGGGGAGCTTGTTGAGGGCGCCGACCATGGAGTaggttgtcgaggaggtgaTACGAATGCACCAGGACGAGCAGTACgagatgaagatggcggccAAACCGGAGTACACCATTCCAATCATGAGCTTGTTCTTGGTCTCCTCGGGGAAGTTGCGGGCAAGGTTCTCAGACGACCAATCCTCAAACAGCAGGGAGAAGACAACCAAGACGGGGATGGTAAGGAGGTTGTTGTAGAACATCGCTATTGGGTGTCAGTCTACTGTACTTTGATCGTCGTAGTCTTGCCAGAAACTTACTGTCATAATCCTTGAAGttcatcttcttgatgacCTTGCGCATGCCAAGCACATACGCAGAAGTGCAGATGACGTTGATACCCATCCACGCGTAACCGGCGTTCAGGGTCGACAAAGCATCCTGCTTGTCAGGGGAGATTCCCACACCATCAATGGCAGCCTGGATATCAGCccaagcagcaacaacagaacTGAGGACCATCAAGCCGAAAGACAACAGGGTGATAGGGGTGACGCTGCCACCGAACCAAAGAACCTCTCCATAGGCGATCACAATGATGGTCAAGTTCTTGAAGATGGTGTAGACGGGGACGGAGAGGAACTGGAGGGCCTTGGCACCGGTATAGATCATGCCGACGAGGAGCAGAGAAATAGGGAACCCTGAAATTGTACGTCAGCCAAGAGTTCGAATATCtgaaacaacaaaaaaaaaaaaagcaacaTACATCTCTTCGCCTTTGTCGAGTCGAAAGGAGCGAGGTTCTTGAGAATACCGGTTTGCTTGAATGCCAGGATCGCTAATGTGCAGACGGCAGACTAGATCGCCATGTCAGCTTCCAACTgttcatcccatcccttGGAACACCGTCACCGCCACGAGAGAGAGTTACACACCTGAATAGCAAGATAGAAAAAGTTCAGGTTCCATTCTGAGCCAGACACAACGTATTTATTCACGACTGTCATGCTGATAGACGCCAGGCAGTATGCGAGAATGGAGGCGCCGGGGCTGTGATCCAACTTGTCGAGCAGGCCAGGCTCCTGGCGCACACGGAGGGTGGC of Podospora pseudopauciseta strain CBS 411.78 chromosome 7 map unlocalized CBS411.78m_7, whole genome shotgun sequence contains these proteins:
- the VRG4 gene encoding GDP-mannose transporter into the lumen of the Golgi (EggNog:ENOG503NWKQ; COG:U), whose product is MSNKKNEDIEMRGGDDFGGEKDPFLGRASPATLRVRQEPGLLDKLDHSPGASILAYCLASISMTVVNKYVVSGSEWNLNFFYLAIQSAVCTLAILAFKQTGILKNLAPFDSTKAKRWFPISLLLVGMIYTGAKALQFLSVPVYTIFKNLTIIVIAYGEVLWFGGSVTPITLLSFGLMVLSSVVAAWADIQAAIDGVGISPDKQDALSTLNAGYAWMGINVICTSAYVLGMRKVIKKMNFKDYDSKFLARLRRSKYSRLTPNSDVLQQPPYHPRLGCLLPATKNKLMIGMVYSGLAAIFISYCSSWCIRITSSTTYSMVGALNKLPIAVSGLIFFDAPVTFGSVTAIFLGFVSGLVFAWAKVRQKAQEALSLPTTNMSASAKSNRDAANS
- the RCE1 gene encoding CAAX prenyl protease (BUSCO:EOG09263IMF; EggNog:ENOG503NXUB; COG:O; MEROPS:MER0004246) is translated as MPALGEVLKKFNPWHKEEEPLPPPFTASTAYLLLALYALIYFIPFYLSPTTRPSPTLSRDAPSVIRARIRSVSLSCAICTLTTSLILSRYASLSPSAIFHLLGVYPLALIPAVKILFLTALLFLGPLYSYFIVEKGYKQWSTLLPLRETLTEWTDYRNYIAGPITEEILFRSSSLPLLLLSQAPLSSTLFLSPLIFGLSHIHHFYEFRLTHPAVPVSASLLRSVFQLGYTTLFGSYANFLYLRTGSLLGICAVHAFCNCMGLPQVWGRVTDENGDKKINRLWTVGYYVLLVAGAWVWYRNLWGLSESVETGLVGVDQW